One window of Paenibacillus sp. FSL K6-3182 genomic DNA carries:
- the yhbY gene encoding ribosome assembly RNA-binding protein YhbY has protein sequence MLTGKQKRYLRALAHHLTPIFQVGKGGTNDHLVRHIEEAIESRELIKVSVLNNCLDDPKEIGVEVAKSAGAELVQVIGKTIVLYKESKDNKQIELPTAARK, from the coding sequence ATGCTTACAGGCAAACAAAAACGATATTTAAGAGCGCTAGCTCATCATTTGACACCGATTTTCCAAGTCGGAAAGGGCGGCACTAACGATCACCTCGTTCGTCATATCGAGGAGGCGATTGAGTCGCGCGAGCTTATCAAAGTATCTGTTCTTAACAATTGTCTGGACGATCCTAAGGAAATCGGCGTTGAAGTTGCTAAATCAGCAGGCGCAGAGCTTGTACAAGTGATCGGCAAAACGATCGTTCTATACAAAGAATCCAAGGACAACAAACAAATCGAGCTTCCTACAGCTGCTCGCAAATAA
- the nadD gene encoding nicotinate-nucleotide adenylyltransferase — MSKIGIMGGTFDPIHIGHLIAAESAREQSGLDEVWFIPSYGPPLKANEPGVSGERRYEMVCDAIESNKAFRALDIELQRGGVSYSYDTIVELQGRYPNHSFSYIIGSDRINDLPKWHEIEQLAARISFIGLERPGNPVDISALPFFLQERVCLVHMPAIAISSTAIRSKVKAGQSVQYLVPDSVNSYMRRYNLYES, encoded by the coding sequence GTGAGTAAGATAGGAATTATGGGCGGCACCTTCGATCCCATCCATATCGGTCATTTGATTGCTGCAGAATCCGCACGAGAGCAGAGCGGCTTGGACGAGGTGTGGTTTATTCCGTCATACGGACCACCGCTCAAGGCGAATGAGCCAGGCGTTAGCGGTGAGCGGCGCTACGAAATGGTATGCGATGCTATCGAGAGCAACAAGGCCTTTCGAGCGCTTGATATTGAATTGCAGCGTGGCGGTGTGAGCTATTCCTACGATACGATCGTAGAGCTGCAGGGACGCTATCCGAACCATTCTTTTTCCTATATTATCGGTTCAGATCGCATCAATGACCTGCCGAAGTGGCATGAAATCGAGCAGCTAGCTGCTCGAATATCATTTATTGGATTAGAGCGTCCAGGCAATCCGGTCGATATTTCCGCACTGCCGTTTTTTTTGCAGGAGCGGGTCTGCTTGGTTCACATGCCTGCCATTGCGATTTCTTCAACAGCGATTAGGAGCAAGGTAAAAGCTGGGCAGTCTGTTCAATACTTAGTGCCTGATTCGGTGAATAGCTACATGAGGAGGTACAACCTGTATGAATCGTGA
- the yqeK gene encoding bis(5'-nucleosyl)-tetraphosphatase (symmetrical) YqeK gives MNREQMIEKVRAEMPERRWLHTQGVMETAVILANRFGQDAVRAELAAILHDVSKYWNVDRMQKVIRDQALPAELLLYDKELWHAPVGAWVAEHKFGVADTEVLDAIRYHTSGRRGMSQLEKIVCLADYMEPGREFPGVDKIRELSEHSLDQALLAGFNSTISFLLEKGKRIFPLTIEARNSLLE, from the coding sequence ATGAATCGTGAGCAAATGATCGAAAAAGTAAGAGCGGAAATGCCTGAGCGAAGATGGCTGCATACACAGGGAGTTATGGAAACCGCGGTCATATTAGCTAATAGGTTTGGCCAAGATGCTGTACGAGCTGAGCTTGCTGCCATTTTGCATGATGTTTCTAAGTACTGGAATGTCGATCGTATGCAGAAGGTCATACGCGATCAAGCATTGCCAGCAGAGCTTTTGCTTTATGATAAAGAATTATGGCATGCTCCTGTTGGGGCGTGGGTAGCCGAACATAAATTTGGTGTGGCGGACACCGAAGTGCTTGACGCTATTCGCTACCATACATCAGGTCGCCGCGGCATGTCGCAACTTGAGAAAATTGTTTGCCTTGCCGATTATATGGAACCAGGGCGAGAGTTTCCAGGAGTAGACAAAATTCGAGAGCTTAGCGAGCATTCATTGGATCAAGCATTGCTTGCTGGCTTTAACTCTACAATTTCCTTCTTATTAGAAAAAGGAAAACGAATATTTCCGCTAACAATAGAAGCAAGAAATAGTTTATTAGAATAA
- the rsfS gene encoding ribosome silencing factor — MALHSDQLLQITVAAAEDKKAVRVVALNLKEISLVADYFVICSGNSDTQVQAIATEIRKQAEKNGNRVRGIEGMDSARWVLIDLGDVIVHVFHRDEREYYNIERLWSDAKVVEFA, encoded by the coding sequence ATGGCGTTACATTCGGATCAATTGCTTCAAATCACAGTCGCAGCAGCAGAAGACAAAAAAGCGGTGCGCGTTGTTGCTTTGAACTTAAAAGAAATTTCCTTGGTGGCGGATTACTTCGTCATTTGCAGCGGTAACTCGGATACTCAAGTACAAGCTATCGCAACAGAAATTCGTAAACAAGCTGAGAAAAATGGCAATCGCGTGCGTGGAATCGAAGGTATGGATTCGGCAAGATGGGTGCTGATTGACCTCGGCGACGTTATCGTTCACGTATTCCATCGCGATGAGCGTGAATATTACAACATTGAGCGGCTATGGTCCGATGCGAAGGTTGTGGAGTTTGCATGA
- a CDS encoding S1-like domain-containing RNA-binding protein: MSFVAGTTLTLRVAREVSPYGYFLSDEESDVLMHYTELVGSKPKIGDAVEVFIFYDSEDRLAATMKKPLLQLGELARLKVADVHPRLGCFLEMGLGRQLLLPLSELPESIEYRPLPGDEVFVVMKHDKIGRLVAKIAFEEELSELVFHAPESWNNQWVEGWVTKTLQLGSFVMIDGGVVGFGVYGLIPSAERIRPLRLGERVSARVTFIREDGRANLSMAQRKEVGRLEDADRLLAFIKERPGGGMPYSDQTDADIIKQKFGISKGAFKRALGKLMRERLVTQKGSWTYLAEPSDATTEQAGEQANASGSSAEGADGQ; the protein is encoded by the coding sequence ATGAGTTTTGTAGCCGGAACAACTTTGACTTTAAGGGTGGCACGCGAGGTGTCGCCCTACGGCTATTTTTTGAGCGATGAAGAATCGGATGTGCTCATGCATTATACCGAGCTTGTAGGCTCTAAGCCAAAAATCGGCGATGCAGTGGAAGTATTCATTTTTTACGATTCCGAGGATCGATTGGCTGCTACGATGAAGAAGCCGCTTCTCCAACTAGGTGAGCTTGCTCGCCTGAAAGTAGCGGACGTTCATCCAAGGCTTGGCTGCTTCCTAGAAATGGGGCTTGGCAGACAATTGCTGCTTCCGCTATCGGAGCTGCCGGAGAGTATTGAATACAGACCTCTTCCTGGCGATGAAGTATTTGTTGTGATGAAGCATGACAAAATAGGAAGACTTGTAGCGAAAATTGCTTTTGAAGAGGAACTCTCGGAGCTTGTCTTCCATGCACCTGAGAGCTGGAATAATCAATGGGTCGAAGGCTGGGTAACTAAAACGCTGCAGCTCGGCTCATTCGTTATGATTGATGGCGGCGTTGTAGGGTTTGGCGTTTATGGGCTTATTCCAAGCGCAGAACGAATCCGTCCGCTTAGACTTGGTGAGCGTGTAAGCGCTCGTGTTACTTTCATTCGTGAGGATGGCAGAGCAAACCTCTCCATGGCGCAGCGTAAGGAAGTAGGACGTTTGGAGGATGCTGATCGACTGCTTGCCTTCATTAAAGAACGACCAGGCGGCGGAATGCCTTACTCTGATCAGACAGATGCCGACATTATTAAACAAAAATTCGGGATTAGCAAAGGCGCCTTCAAACGCGCTTTAGGCAAGCTGATGAGAGAAAGGCTTGTCACTCAGAAAGGCAGCTGGACATATTTGGCTGAACCGTCTGATGCGACGACGGAGCAAGCAGGAGAGCAAGCGAACGCTTCAGGCTCCTCAGCTGAAGGAGCTGACGGGCAATGA
- a CDS encoding class I SAM-dependent methyltransferase, which yields MTRSYGQFATVYDQLMEDMPYAEWLGFARAGWSRYGMPATVVDLGCGTGSISIPLARSGFHVYGIDLSSDMLTVARSKWDETPQAVTRPRSGSIRWLQQDMREWELQEPVDAVISFCDCLNYLTEEEDIEAAFRATYAGLRSGGSFLFDMHPPKQLIRYAEEQPFVLDERDVAYIWTCDFEEERCEIEHNLTIFSRDRDSKFYRFEESHVQRAYDPDWIESALYRAGFKTVDRYADFELKPADSESERLFFAAIK from the coding sequence ATGACACGCTCTTATGGACAGTTCGCTACTGTCTATGATCAGCTGATGGAGGATATGCCCTATGCAGAATGGCTGGGCTTCGCAAGGGCCGGCTGGTCGCGCTATGGCATGCCTGCTACTGTCGTAGATCTTGGTTGCGGTACAGGGAGCATCTCGATTCCGTTAGCACGCTCGGGTTTCCATGTGTATGGAATCGATTTGTCATCGGACATGCTTACCGTCGCGCGCAGCAAGTGGGATGAGACGCCTCAGGCTGTTACGAGACCGCGCTCCGGTTCGATTCGGTGGCTGCAACAGGACATGCGTGAATGGGAGCTGCAAGAGCCCGTTGATGCGGTCATTTCGTTTTGTGATTGTTTGAACTACTTGACGGAGGAAGAGGATATTGAGGCGGCTTTCCGCGCTACCTATGCTGGCCTTCGCAGCGGCGGTTCCTTTTTATTCGATATGCATCCGCCAAAGCAGCTCATTCGTTATGCGGAAGAACAGCCCTTTGTGCTTGATGAGCGTGATGTAGCCTATATATGGACATGCGACTTTGAAGAGGAGCGCTGCGAGATTGAGCATAACCTAACGATATTCTCGCGTGACCGCGATTCAAAGTTTTATCGATTTGAAGAATCACATGTGCAGCGCGCTTACGATCCAGACTGGATCGAGTCAGCTCTGTACCGTGCGGGCTTTAAAACGGTTGACCGTTACGCAGATTTTGAGCTGAAGCCAGCTGACAGCGAGTCAGAGCGTTTGTTCTTCGCAGCAATCAAATAA
- the nrdI gene encoding class Ib ribonucleoside-diphosphate reductase assembly flavoprotein NrdI — protein sequence MLVVYDSKTGNVKRFIKKLNMRAVPIDEREEVDEPFVLVTYTTGFGQVPEKVTSFLESNSGMLRGVSASGNRNWGTGFAKSADTISQMYDVPVILKFELSGTNQDTQHFVERVRTIEAY from the coding sequence ATGCTAGTCGTCTATGATTCCAAAACAGGCAACGTCAAGCGTTTCATCAAAAAATTGAATATGCGGGCGGTGCCGATTGATGAGAGGGAAGAAGTTGACGAGCCGTTCGTGCTAGTAACATACACAACAGGGTTCGGCCAAGTTCCAGAGAAGGTAACTTCGTTTCTAGAAAGCAACTCTGGCATGCTCCGCGGCGTTTCTGCGAGCGGCAACCGCAACTGGGGAACCGGGTTCGCAAAAAGCGCGGATACGATCTCACAAATGTACGATGTTCCAGTGATTTTGAAGTTTGAATTGTCAGGTACGAATCAAGATACGCAACATTTTGTCGAAAGGGTGCGAACCATTGAAGCATATTGA
- the nrdE gene encoding class 1b ribonucleoside-diphosphate reductase subunit alpha: MKHIELNNELMQRGADGFYQLDKDKEAVAAFMEEVAEKSVKFDSLKHKLEYLIENDYYDNVYEKYTYEQVEAVFTLTANSGFEFQSYMAASKFYKDYAMKTNNKSQYLEQYSDRVAIVALHLGEGDAARALRIAEAMIDQRLQPATPTFLNAGKSRRGEMVSCFLLEMDDSLNSINYVLGTCMQLSKIGGGVAVNLSKLRGRGEPIKGVEGAAKGIMPVLKLMEDAFSYADQMGQRKGSGAGYYNIFGWDIIEFLDCKKINADEKARIKTLSIGLIIPNKFYELAAQNKPLFVFGPHSVQKAYGKHLDDMDMDEMYEELLANELVTKKKVMNARDMLTKIASIQLESGYPYIMNKSNANSVHALKDIGSIKMSNLCTEIFQLQETSEIKDYGYEDVINRDISCNLASLNIVNVMEHKKVKESVHVGIEALTTVSDLSNIDNAPGVRKANEELHSVGLGAMNLNGYLAKNKIAYESEEAKDFAGVFFMMMNYYSIEQSMEIAKERGITFKDFDRSEYAKGTYFTRYVENDYRPKTDRVKELFDGMEIPSPEDWAALKVKVQEHGLYHAYRLAIAPTQSISYIQNATSSVMPIVEHIETRTYANSTTYYPMPYLAQENYFYYKSAYNIDQFKLIDLIAEIGQHIDQGISTVLHVNSNVTTRELARFYVYAAQKGLKSLYYTRTKRLSVEECTSCAV, encoded by the coding sequence TTGAAGCATATTGAATTGAATAACGAATTGATGCAGCGCGGTGCAGACGGATTTTACCAGCTTGATAAAGATAAAGAGGCTGTCGCTGCATTTATGGAAGAAGTGGCTGAGAAGAGCGTGAAGTTCGACTCCCTCAAACATAAGCTAGAATACTTAATCGAAAACGATTATTACGATAATGTATACGAAAAGTATACATATGAGCAGGTTGAAGCTGTATTTACACTAACGGCAAACAGCGGCTTTGAATTCCAATCCTACATGGCAGCATCGAAGTTCTATAAGGACTACGCGATGAAGACCAACAACAAATCGCAATACTTGGAGCAATATTCCGATCGTGTAGCCATCGTTGCCTTGCATTTGGGCGAAGGCGATGCAGCTAGAGCACTTCGAATTGCGGAAGCGATGATTGACCAACGTTTGCAGCCAGCTACCCCTACCTTCCTCAACGCAGGCAAGAGCCGCCGCGGAGAAATGGTTTCCTGCTTCCTGCTAGAAATGGACGACTCTCTTAACTCCATCAACTATGTACTCGGCACATGTATGCAGCTCTCCAAAATCGGTGGTGGCGTAGCCGTCAACCTATCGAAGCTTCGTGGACGCGGTGAGCCTATTAAAGGCGTAGAAGGCGCAGCAAAAGGCATTATGCCGGTGCTGAAGCTTATGGAGGATGCTTTCTCCTACGCAGACCAAATGGGACAACGCAAAGGTTCTGGTGCAGGCTACTACAATATTTTCGGCTGGGATATTATCGAATTCCTTGATTGCAAAAAAATTAACGCAGACGAAAAAGCACGTATTAAAACTCTTTCGATCGGCCTAATTATTCCGAATAAATTTTATGAGCTAGCTGCTCAAAACAAACCGCTATTCGTGTTTGGTCCACATTCCGTTCAGAAGGCATACGGCAAGCATCTCGACGATATGGATATGGACGAGATGTACGAAGAGCTGCTGGCTAATGAGCTGGTAACGAAGAAAAAAGTAATGAACGCACGCGACATGTTGACAAAAATCGCTTCGATTCAACTAGAATCTGGCTACCCATATATTATGAACAAATCGAATGCTAACAGCGTTCACGCTTTGAAGGATATCGGCTCTATCAAAATGTCCAACCTGTGCACAGAAATATTCCAGCTTCAGGAGACATCGGAAATTAAGGATTACGGCTACGAGGATGTCATTAACCGTGATATTAGCTGCAACCTTGCTTCCCTTAATATTGTTAACGTAATGGAGCACAAAAAGGTGAAGGAATCGGTACATGTTGGTATCGAAGCTTTGACGACGGTTAGTGATTTGTCTAATATCGACAATGCACCAGGCGTTCGCAAAGCAAATGAGGAGCTTCACTCCGTAGGACTTGGCGCAATGAATCTGAATGGATACCTTGCCAAAAACAAAATCGCTTACGAAAGTGAAGAAGCGAAAGATTTTGCCGGCGTATTCTTTATGATGATGAACTACTATTCCATTGAGCAAAGCATGGAAATCGCCAAAGAGCGCGGGATTACTTTCAAAGACTTCGACCGTTCGGAGTATGCGAAGGGCACATACTTCACTCGTTATGTGGAAAATGATTACCGTCCAAAAACAGACCGCGTGAAGGAATTGTTCGACGGTATGGAAATTCCATCACCTGAGGACTGGGCTGCACTTAAAGTAAAAGTTCAAGAACACGGTTTGTACCATGCATATCGTCTGGCGATTGCGCCTACACAAAGCATTTCGTATATCCAAAATGCGACTTCAAGCGTAATGCCCATTGTTGAGCATATCGAGACACGTACGTATGCAAACTCAACTACTTATTATCCAATGCCTTATTTGGCGCAGGAAAATTACTTCTACTACAAATCGGCTTACAACATTGATCAGTTCAAGCTGATTGATCTTATTGCAGAGATCGGACAGCATATTGACCAAGGTATTTCGACTGTACTGCATGTTAACAGCAATGTGACGACTCGTGAGCTGGCGCGCTTCTATGTTTATGCTGCTCAAAAAGGTCTTAAATCGCTTTATTACACAAGAACGAAGCGGCTTTCCGTTGAGGAATGCACGAGCTGCGCAGTTTAA
- the nrdF gene encoding class 1b ribonucleoside-diphosphate reductase subunit beta, which yields MKAVNWNRPDDDFTLTFWQQNVMQFWTDEEIPLSDDKMDWMEMTDAERTLYKNVLGGLTLLDTIQGGVGMPKILEHVDGLQRKAVLSFMSMMEQIHAKSYSSIFTTLASGEEIDEIFLWVEQNEQLQKKANLISSWYSNITGPKELYKAMAASVFLESYLFYSGFFYPLYLAGQGKMTSSGEIIDLILRDESIHGLYVGVLAQELFQTFSPEEQAQLEIEIYALLNELYENEIVYTEHLYAPLGLAEEVNVYVRYNANKALMNLGMEPHFPEEAVNPIVFNGISTHTKQHDFFSKKGNGYVRTIHVEPLNDDDFVFNF from the coding sequence ATGAAAGCAGTAAACTGGAACCGCCCAGATGACGATTTCACGTTAACATTCTGGCAGCAAAATGTAATGCAATTTTGGACGGATGAAGAAATTCCGTTATCAGATGATAAAATGGACTGGATGGAAATGACGGACGCGGAGCGCACGCTGTACAAAAACGTGCTCGGCGGTCTGACTTTGCTTGATACGATTCAAGGCGGCGTCGGCATGCCGAAGATTTTGGAGCATGTTGATGGCTTGCAGCGCAAAGCAGTATTGTCATTTATGTCGATGATGGAGCAAATCCATGCCAAATCGTACAGCAGCATCTTCACTACACTTGCTTCTGGCGAAGAGATCGACGAAATTTTCCTGTGGGTTGAGCAGAACGAACAGCTTCAGAAGAAAGCAAACTTGATTTCTTCTTGGTATTCGAACATCACTGGCCCGAAAGAGCTTTACAAAGCGATGGCTGCTTCGGTATTCCTGGAGAGCTACTTGTTCTATAGCGGATTCTTCTATCCGCTTTACTTGGCTGGACAAGGTAAAATGACGAGCAGCGGCGAAATTATCGATTTGATTTTGCGTGATGAGAGCATCCATGGCTTGTACGTTGGCGTTCTAGCACAAGAGCTGTTCCAAACGTTTAGCCCTGAGGAGCAAGCACAGCTGGAAATCGAAATTTATGCATTGCTTAACGAGCTGTACGAGAATGAGATTGTGTATACAGAGCATCTTTATGCGCCGCTTGGCCTTGCTGAGGAAGTAAATGTATACGTGCGCTACAATGCGAACAAAGCGCTTATGAATCTTGGTATGGAGCCGCATTTCCCTGAGGAAGCGGTAAACCCAATCGTGTTCAATGGTATCAGTACGCATACGAAGCAGCATGATTTCTTCTCCAAAAAAGGTAATGGCTACGTACGTACGATTCACGTTGAGCCGCTTAATGATGACGATTTTGTTTTCAACTTCTAA
- a CDS encoding ATP-binding cassette domain-containing protein codes for MITVHGISKSYQVAKRSSGVKQAVKALFKREYKVVEALNDISFTIEPGEIVGYIGPNGAGKSTTIKVMSGILVPDSGTCTVMGYTPWKDRVAYVKHIGVVFGQRSQLWWDVPVIDSFDLLRDIYKVPEQEYQSTLALLTETLELQEIIQMPVRQLSLGQRMRCEIAASLLHSPSVLFLDEPTIGLDAVSKIAVRRFIKTINEEKGVTIILTTHDMNDIEALANRIILIGKGKLLYDGSLSAIRSQFGTQKTITVVYSHRAEPLEIAGAVVEEWSPERAVLSVDTAQVVISDVLIRLSEQVELLDVTIDTLPIEDMIVQLYKEHQI; via the coding sequence GTGATTACAGTTCATGGGATAAGTAAATCGTATCAGGTTGCTAAACGCTCTTCAGGTGTTAAGCAAGCAGTAAAGGCATTATTCAAAAGGGAATACAAAGTTGTGGAAGCGCTTAACGATATTTCTTTCACGATTGAGCCGGGTGAGATTGTAGGGTACATCGGACCTAACGGGGCAGGCAAGTCAACGACCATTAAAGTGATGAGCGGCATTCTTGTGCCAGACAGCGGTACATGTACGGTCATGGGTTATACGCCGTGGAAGGATCGGGTCGCGTATGTGAAGCATATCGGTGTTGTTTTCGGTCAGCGGTCTCAGCTGTGGTGGGACGTGCCAGTCATCGATTCCTTTGATCTGCTGCGGGATATTTATAAGGTGCCAGAGCAGGAGTATCAAAGCACATTAGCATTGCTTACAGAAACGCTTGAGCTGCAGGAAATTATTCAGATGCCAGTAAGACAGCTTAGTCTTGGACAAAGGATGCGCTGCGAAATTGCGGCTTCCCTGCTGCACAGCCCAAGTGTGCTATTTCTGGATGAGCCCACAATTGGCCTCGATGCCGTATCCAAAATCGCTGTGCGCCGCTTCATTAAGACGATAAATGAAGAGAAGGGCGTTACGATCATTTTGACCACTCATGACATGAATGATATTGAAGCGCTGGCGAACCGGATTATTCTTATTGGCAAAGGAAAGCTGCTTTATGATGGCAGCCTAAGTGCGATACGCAGCCAGTTCGGAACACAAAAAACGATTACCGTCGTATACAGCCACCGCGCTGAGCCGCTTGAGATTGCTGGTGCCGTCGTTGAAGAATGGTCGCCTGAGCGTGCTGTGCTAAGCGTCGATACAGCTCAGGTTGTCATAAGCGATGTGCTCATCCGTCTGTCTGAGCAGGTGGAGCTTCTCGATGTCACGATTGATACCTTGCCTATTGAAGATATGATCGTTCAGCTGTATAAGGAGCATCAAATATAA
- a CDS encoding ABC transporter permease — MKAYISVFKLRLTYGLQYRTAALAGVATQFFWGFIIIMVFEAFYSGTTTPPPISLKQLITYVWLQQAFLSFVMLWFRDNELFGLITTGNIAYELCRPSGIYGLWYAKLIAQRLSSAILKSIPVLIVAFFLPEPYRMPLPEDPAAFVLFIVALLLGLLMIVALSMLMYISVFVTLSPAGSLLMFGVIGEFLAGMVIPVPLMPSWLQNIVYVLPFRWTADFPFRVYSGHIAKEEALIGIGVQLVWFVVLVGLGRLAMAKALRRVVVNGG; from the coding sequence ATGAAAGCGTATATTTCGGTATTTAAGCTGCGTCTCACATACGGATTGCAATACCGTACCGCAGCGCTGGCGGGAGTTGCGACTCAATTTTTTTGGGGTTTCATTATCATTATGGTGTTTGAGGCGTTTTATAGCGGCACAACGACTCCGCCTCCGATTTCATTGAAGCAGCTTATCACATATGTATGGCTGCAGCAGGCTTTTCTTTCGTTTGTTATGTTGTGGTTCCGTGACAATGAGCTATTCGGACTTATAACGACAGGCAATATTGCTTACGAGCTTTGCAGACCTAGCGGCATATACGGATTATGGTATGCCAAGCTTATTGCACAGCGGCTCTCGAGTGCCATTCTAAAAAGTATCCCTGTTTTGATAGTAGCTTTTTTTCTGCCAGAGCCTTACCGGATGCCGCTGCCAGAAGATCCAGCAGCCTTTGTTTTGTTTATCGTTGCATTATTGCTTGGACTGCTTATGATTGTTGCCCTTTCTATGTTGATGTACATATCCGTGTTCGTTACGCTTTCACCGGCTGGCTCGCTGCTCATGTTTGGTGTAATCGGCGAATTTCTGGCAGGCATGGTTATACCCGTGCCTCTTATGCCCTCATGGCTGCAAAATATTGTATATGTGCTGCCGTTTCGATGGACAGCGGATTTCCCATTTCGGGTATACTCGGGACATATTGCTAAGGAAGAAGCGCTCATCGGCATCGGTGTTCAACTGGTTTGGTTTGTTGTACTAGTGGGCTTAGGCAGGCTGGCAATGGCAAAAGCATTACGTAGAGTTGTGGTGAATGGAGGGTAA
- a CDS encoding ABC-2 family transporter protein: protein MRLFGKYILIMFKSQTQYLTSFWLLSLGQFFVPFSVFAGLYFMFERFGQIEGWNFQEVALCFSIIHMSFAISECFARGFDSFSTLVVNGDFDRLLVRPRSTVLQVLGSKFEFSRVGRLLQSVIILTWALSELTIEWTLLKTITLIFMILSGVFVFSGIFILAATMCFWTVQGLEIANIFTDGGREMAQYPLSIYKKWVTRFFTFVIPFGSVNYLPLLYLLDRTSGNELLYMISPIAGILFILPCLIVWNIGVRHYRSTGS from the coding sequence ATGAGATTGTTCGGTAAATATATTTTGATCATGTTTAAGTCGCAAACGCAGTACCTTACCTCATTTTGGCTGCTCTCCTTAGGTCAATTTTTTGTGCCATTTTCTGTTTTTGCAGGATTGTATTTTATGTTTGAGCGATTTGGCCAAATTGAGGGTTGGAATTTTCAAGAAGTAGCGTTATGCTTTTCTATTATTCATATGTCATTTGCGATTAGTGAATGTTTTGCACGCGGTTTCGATTCGTTCTCTACGTTGGTCGTTAATGGAGATTTTGACCGTCTGCTGGTTCGGCCGCGCAGTACCGTGCTTCAGGTGCTCGGCTCGAAATTCGAATTTTCACGAGTGGGACGGCTGCTGCAAAGCGTAATCATCTTGACGTGGGCTTTAAGTGAGCTTACGATCGAGTGGACATTGCTTAAAACAATAACTCTTATTTTTATGATTTTGAGCGGTGTCTTTGTTTTCTCTGGTATCTTTATACTGGCTGCAACGATGTGTTTTTGGACGGTTCAAGGTCTTGAGATTGCAAATATATTTACGGACGGAGGGCGAGAGATGGCCCAGTATCCGTTAAGCATTTATAAGAAATGGGTGACTCGTTTTTTTACGTTCGTCATCCCTTTCGGAAGTGTCAATTATTTGCCTTTGCTCTACTTGTTAGACAGAACCTCTGGGAATGAACTGCTCTATATGATTTCGCCAATAGCTGGCATCCTCTTTATTTTGCCATGTCTAATTGTATGGAACATCGGTGTTCGTCATTATCGCTCGACAGGCTCTTAA
- the hprK gene encoding HPr(Ser) kinase/phosphatase encodes MKSIAVRELAAQLSLEILAGADKLDRQIVKARAYRPGLEFVGYYDFFPQEHVQILGRKEITYLHSLSEEERNHHIGNIVKYHPPCFVVTAGQEGLKYLTKYCDQEGIPLLRTKLPTVQLLGMLDAYLLKTLAPEISIHGICLNVLGIGVLLRGKSGIGKSETAHTLIKRGSRLVADDIVVLKKLSSQTLLGTHNEKTKEFLALRSIGLINVVRLYGRQAFQDETRIVLDIELTKWRDNELNNDLELETKFTDYMGVKIPHIEIQVQPGRDVAGLIEAAANNWYLKQQGYSAVEEFMKRLEQG; translated from the coding sequence ATGAAATCAATAGCGGTACGGGAATTAGCAGCGCAATTATCATTAGAAATATTAGCAGGAGCCGATAAGCTCGATCGACAGATTGTTAAAGCAAGAGCTTATCGACCAGGACTTGAATTTGTTGGATATTACGATTTTTTCCCACAGGAGCATGTTCAAATTTTGGGCAGGAAGGAAATTACATACCTGCACTCCTTAAGTGAAGAAGAACGAAATCATCATATTGGCAATATTGTTAAATATCATCCGCCTTGCTTTGTAGTCACTGCGGGTCAGGAAGGTCTAAAATATTTGACCAAATATTGCGATCAAGAAGGCATTCCTTTGCTGCGAACGAAGCTTCCAACGGTGCAATTGCTTGGCATGCTGGATGCTTATTTGCTCAAAACGCTTGCTCCGGAAATATCGATTCATGGGATTTGCTTAAATGTGCTTGGCATTGGCGTGCTGCTGCGCGGCAAGTCAGGCATTGGCAAAAGCGAAACAGCCCATACGCTCATCAAACGGGGCTCTAGGTTAGTTGCTGATGATATCGTTGTACTAAAAAAGCTTAGCTCCCAAACGCTGCTTGGCACGCATAATGAGAAAACAAAGGAGTTTCTAGCTTTGCGCAGCATTGGTCTTATTAATGTTGTTAGATTATATGGCAGACAGGCGTTTCAAGACGAGACGAGAATTGTACTCGATATTGAATTAACGAAGTGGCGTGATAATGAACTCAATAATGATTTAGAGCTGGAAACCAAATTTACAGATTATATGGGTGTGAAAATTCCTCATATTGAAATTCAAGTGCAGCCGGGCAGAGACGTTGCAGGTTTAATTGAGGCAGCCGCGAATAATTGGTACTTAAAGCAGCAAGGCTATAGTGCGGTAGAAGAATTTATGAAACGACTGGAGCAAGGCTAG